From Aegilops tauschii subsp. strangulata cultivar AL8/78 chromosome 5, Aet v6.0, whole genome shotgun sequence:
ACGCGCTCCAACGCGCAGCTCACGGCGGGCCTCCAACAGATCGTGCACGAGCTCCCCGCACGGCTCGCCAACAGTCCAGGCCTACTACGACGCGTCTTATGTACATGCTCACGCGCGCCCAAGACACTACCCACACACGCAACACCTACGCCACGGAGCCGGTCACGCCCGACGCGCGCCCATGCACGCGCCTATTGCACCCGACGCGGACGTTGCGGCTTATTCACGCAACACTCACCCCTCTAAGCCGCGAATCACAGGAGCCTGTCGTCCTCGACTCCGGCGTCTGCCAGCAGCGCTCGCTTCGCCGCCGGCGCCTTCCGCAGCTCCGGGCATTCGCGCTTGAAGTGGCCGTGCTCGCCGCACTTGTAGCAGCGGCCGCGCCGGTTCCCGCCGCTGCTCGACGCCACGCTCTTGCCATCGTCGTCGTCCCGAGCTCCGCCTTGACGCCGCTCCCGCGCCCGCCACTGCGCCGCAGTGTACAGGAGCTGTCCGTCTGTCCGCTCGCCGCTGTCTTGTCCGCGGCACCGAACCCGCTCGTCGAACACGCGCAGTCGCCCGAGTGCCTCGTCGAACGCCATCGTCGTCACGTCTTGGAACTGCTCGATGCCGGCGACGACAGGGAAGAGGCGATCTGGTACCGTGTCCAGCAACTTCTTGACAAGTGCTGCGTCGCCCAGCGTCTCCCCGAGGTTGGCGTACCGCGCCGCCATCGCCGCGAGCCTCCCGCCATACACGTCGAGCTCCTCGCCGTCCGCCATCTTCAGGCGGTCAAATTTGCCGCGCAACGTCGCCAGCCTCGCCGCGCGCACCCGATCGGCGCCGACGAACCTCACCTTCAGGGAGTCCCATACCTCCCTGGCAGTGAGCTTCGTCGACACCTGCAGCAGCACATCCTCCGGCAACGCCCCGAGGAGCAACGCGCGCGCCGTCTTGTCCTTCCGCGCGTTCACCGCCGCATCGCCCGGCGCCACCGCCTCCCACACGGTGTGCACGTCGAGGATGGCCTGCGCCTTGATCGCCCAGACGGTGTAGTTGTCCACCATGAGCATCGGCATCGCCATCGACGCTGAtccgcccgcgccaccgccgtGAGGAACCAACGCCATTGCCGTCGGTGATCGCTCGAACcgaagctctgataccaattgttggtGTCTACCTTGCCCTAGCTCTCGCCTACAGCTCGCCGGAGCTCTCTCTTCCTCTGTACTCTAGCTCAAATGATAATGGGAAGAAGGAGAAAGGTGGACACAGGAGGTTTCCAGCGCTCATACACCGCCGCACGTACGGCCTCGTATTTTCTCCTCGAGCAACAACTCGAGCCGCGCACCTGTTACAACGTCACCGTGCAGATTTATACCCAGGGTCAGCGACCGGGCACACACCCACGCTCTTGCTCCCTCGCGCCCACGATCCGTCCGCCTCGCTCGCGGCAGCGACGCGCTCCAACGCGCAGCTCACGGCGGGCCTCCAACAGATCGTGCACGAGCTCCCCGCACGGCTCGCCAATAGTCCAGGCCTACTACGATGCGTCCCGTGTACATGCACACGCGCGCCCAAGACACTACCCACACACGCAACACCTACGCCACGGAGCCGGCCGCGCCCGACGCGCGCCCATGCACGCGCCTGTTGCACCCGACGCGGACGCTGCGGCTTATTCACGCAACAGGCGGGGCATGGCCGGCAAGGCTGGGCACGGACAACGAAGGCGACGGGGCGTGGCCGGCGAGGTTGGGCACGGCCGGCGCAGTGACGGGGCGCGGCCGACAGGGGCGGGGTGCGGCCGACGGGCGACGGGGCGCGGCCGACGTGCGACGCGACATGGCCTGCGGGCGATGGGGCGCGGCCGACGGGGTTGGACGCGACCGGCGTGGCCGGCGCGGCCGGATGGGGGAAGGGGCGGCAGCGGCCGGACTGGAGGAAGCAGCTCTTTATTCTAGTTTTACAGCTTGTTTTACAGTATTTGTTCGGCCGCAGCTAAAATGAACCCTTAAAATGCACTTTTTCCAACCCGTATCCCAGTTTTGCAGTTTGTGATTTtaaggggtctgctagagatcctctaagtcacaaaccggatacgtatttatattgaatggtggagctgttagttggtacagttccaagcagagcgtcgtggcgggatctacgtgtgaagcagagtacatggctGCTTCAGAatcagcaaatgaaggagtctggatgaaggagttcatatccaatctaggtgtaatacctagtgcattgggtccaatgaaaatcttttgtgacaatactggagcaattgccttggcgaaggaatccagatttcacaagagaaccaaacacatcaagagacgcttcaactccattcgtgaacaagtcaaggagggagacataaaaatttgcaaaatacatatggatctgaatgtagcagacccattgactaagcctcttccacgagcaaaacatgatcagcaccaagattccatgggtgttagattcattacaatgtaatctagattattgactctagtgcaagtgggagactgaaggaaatatgccctacaggcaataataaagttgttattttatatttccttattcatgataaaggtttattattcatgctagaattatattgatCGG
This genomic window contains:
- the LOC141023067 gene encoding uncharacterized protein, translating into MAMPMLMVDNYTVWAIKAQAILDVHTVWEAVAPGDAAVNARKDKTARALLLGALPEDVLLQVSTKLTAREVWDSLKVRFVGADRVRAARLATLRGKFDRLKMADGEELDVYGGRLAAMAARYANLGETLGDAALVKKLLDTVPDRLFPVVAGIEQFQDVTTMAFDEALGRLRVFDERVRCRGQDSGERTDGQLLYTAAQWRARERRQGGARDDDDGKSVASSSGGNRRGRCYKCGEHGHFKRECPELRKAPAAKRALLADAGVEDDRLL